A window of Magallana gigas chromosome 8, xbMagGiga1.1, whole genome shotgun sequence genomic DNA:
AATTGCCCCGTTAAATATCTTCGTATTTATCTAGTAATATCTGAGGACCCGTGTAATTCTTCCATTTGTTGACATTCCGTACGTTGTGGAGTTCGGAGGTGTTGAGgcccagttttatttttatatgacaCCCACTGAATCACATCGTCTTGAATATTTGACTTTTTTCTGAGATTGGACCAAACTTTTTCCTCTCGTGAATAAGCgatattatacatacatgtatatagcgcAAGTCAAATGGATTTCGCAGCACTAAGAAGCAACTGGCCGTGCAAAAAATTACATAGGGTGTTGAATCACATTCATcgagatttttttcttctgttggTTGTAGCGAAGTAACGCTTCGGTCACTGCTCTTCTTTTTGCAGCGagagaggaaaaaaaaaataaacacgtGCGGGGGATTTATCGTCTGCTGTGAATGGAAGAACAAGTTTCAGTGTGTTTATTTGTTTCGTTAAAAGTACAACGAacgaaaaaatattcttcttcaTCACAAACAATGGTGGATTCATGACTGCTTGGAAAAGCTGATTCAACATGTAGGTCACCTTCTGGAATAAAGACGACATCATAAAGGCTATatatctctttctctctcttgtGTGAGTATAATGTTGGAGGATTGTCTAAGACATTCGCAGCCTGGCTATAAATAGACCCCTGTATCTTGCCAGGAAATCTCGGCAGCAGATTATAGTCAGTAATCTAATTGAAGGGATTATCATCTAGCCGAGGAAACACAAAAAAGCATTACAAGATGGAGGCCAGGAATTATGATACTCTGAAGCTCCATATCTGCCCTTTTTGATGGCGGTTTCCGTGATTTCAGTTACGTGTAGTTCGTGTTAAATGGTGgtataaatacatacatgtactcaaGTAACATCATGGATGTAAAATGTTAAGAAACCCGACGAAAATTGGGGGTACAGGATTAGTTGTTCAAACATCCGGTACGGTGAAACCCCCGAAGCCCCCGTGTTGGCTAGATCTCAAATCGTCCTCTGACGAAGGGGGAGGGGGATCTAAGCACTCCCCAGGGAGTCAGACTCACCCTGGGGTACGGTCAGGAAAGCACGGGAAACGACCACGTCCGACGCTACATCGGACTCGGAGTCAGGCGTGTATTGAAAAAGATATTCCTAGTGATGAGTTAACTGTGTCCCTCGCAGACACTAAACCAGAGGAACTCGGCTTGTGTAAAGTATATGACGAGACAATTGTGATGGAAGCCACAACTCGAAAATGCCAGAACTGGCTACAGAGTATAGAAGCGTGTCATATTCAGGGTGTTCTccaaacggaagtgacgtcaccgGGAGAGGAAGTGGATGTGGAGGTTCCAGACGACACTCGATGGGACGACGATGCAGACGTTAGTTACCATAGTTACTTAACCTATAGTTCATCGGAGTTTGAGCCCAATGTGTCACTGAATGGGATATCTCCTGATATTGTGTCGGCAGACGATACCCCATCCTGTTggattccaaacaaacaatctTACAAGAAAGCTCGTGAGAAGTACCGACTCCACAGTAACGATACTAAATTCTATTCCTCTCCTATGCACACTTCCATGAAAACTCACGACAGCTGAGATTTAGCATTCCACTTTTGTGATATACTAGAAGACGAAATATCGGCCGCGAGCTAGGCTTTATGTGGTTTGTTCAGACATGTTTACGGGTACAGACTGTGCCAAGTTGATCTCGCTAAATGTGTATTTCCCGTGATTGATTGATATATTGATAACTTAAGACATGTAATTATTCTGTGCATTTTAATTGCTTGTAATTTATGTGAGGTTGTAATACACCTTTGATTGTCAATAacttcatgtattttgttttagaaacAAAGCATATCGTTTTCAGTTCATCTTACAtgtatacgtacatgtattattatttattcttcACGCATATTTTGCTGTAACTAGACGAgtgcgctctctctctctctctctctctctctctctctctctctctctctctctctctctctctctctctctctctctctctctctcgtgaatCATCTTGCAATATGATATGTAAGCAAAACACAATAGACGAATTGTGAAATGACAGAGAGTTGTGTTATTTACCGTATTCACAGCGTCGAAGTACAAGCTAACAGTAGCGAAAGGATCtggaaatttttcaaaaataagaaaaaagaaaccaaactAAGGTGTGAAAAAGTTCACATGCAGATGAATGAATTTCATACAGATACaggtatatacacatgtacatctCCGATAGGCAGAAGATTTCGGTCCACTTCCTCCCTTTGTATCAAACCTTGGGTTTATAAGGAGCGAGTTTTAAGATAGACCAGAAATAAAAACTCCAAAAACCTTGGGTTGCAAATATGACAGTATTAACATTGTATGCTGTATGTCAACAGAATTATAATTTTGGGAAGAGATGATTTAGTTTATAACAATGTGTCTTAAAATGGGATTATCAAGTAAAATGCCTAGACAGACTAAAACTAAGACTGTTACAAGTCTGGGccatacatgtaactaaaacCACCTCGCTTACAATTTAGACCCAGACAACTGTTAATCACGTCAGAACTAACATTTTAATCCCAGTGCTAACATTTAAACCCTGATTTTGTTACTTAAGATTAGGTGGCATCATTAAGGTGCATTGTCTTGATTTGTTGAGAGATCTTCCATCCTTTGTGCCAGGAAAGCCGACCGGAGTGAAGTATTGTgcatgattatacatgtatgtattgctACCTTAATAGCGGGTTTATACGTGTACATACTGTTTATGATCTTCGCCGatctaaaaagaaattttatccAGACTTTCGGGAAACCCATTTGATTCATAGACTCGTTTTGGATGTAAACATTTACTAGGTGACAAAAAAGCCCTCCCCCTTCTTATACGTCAATGTCGTATCCCCACTGCTCTTATCGTCATTCATGACGAGTGTAAAACGAGATAAACCGAATATTACCAAGTTattgatatataatattaagaGATTTGTCAATCCCCCTCCTCTACGATgaatattgtaaatgtaaactttttattaaattgagatCAATCGGGACACCCGATGTTGCTACATGTACTGTAGCTGTTGATAGCTTTGTCTCTTGTAATATTAATGATAGAAATTGTTTGATACCGTGGGTGTTTGTGCTTTGAATTCAATGgcgttcatttattttttcatataagtgaacaatgaaaaaaatcgacGAGTACTGAAGCTGCTGCCTGTGTAGTCGGCCATTGTTTAAAGCCAGGTGTCCATTCAAGTGTTCTTTTTCATTGTCCTCTGTTCATTGTGGGTGGGGATTAGACAACATCCTGGGACTTCAGACGGAGACATACAATGGGCGTTAGATATTCTATCTCATCATAGAAAATAAGCAgcttgataaatacatgtagcatggTTCAGTGATAATTTCTACGTGTAGTTAATAACAAGGGCGTCTAAATTTAATCAGGTCTTTATTTACATTATGTACTTTGAAACCAGTTGATAATGATGAACTATATACGACAAGCAGTGATGACATTGAGATCGATCTAAAtacgtattttaaaaattcgaaggctattcataattttat
This region includes:
- the LOC136270609 gene encoding uncharacterized protein, with the translated sequence MLRNPTKIGGTGLVVQTSGTVKPPKPPCWLDLKSSSDEGGGGSKHSPGSQTHPGVRSGKHGKRPRPTLHRTRSQACIEKDIPSDELTVSLADTKPEELGLCKVYDETIVMEATTRKCQNWLQSIEACHIQGVLQTEVTSPGEEVDVEVPDDTRWDDDADVSYHSYLTYSSSEFEPNVSLNGISPDIVSADDTPSCWIPNKQSYKKAREKYRLHSNDTKFYSSPMHTSMKTHDS